The genome window AGGTTTTTGGGTGAGTGGAATTTTTCCCACTGGCGTTCCGCCACAAAAGCGCGCATTAACGCGCGCAAATCCGCGATGGTGGTGGTGTTATCGGACATTGATATAACCGGGGTAATGGAATGATGTGAGGGGGAAAGCCCGCCTATCGCGGAAAGGAACCGGTGTTGGTTGGCTAGGCCCCCGATTCGCCGTATAATACGGCTTTATTGCCAGGATCAGCAAGCTGGACTTGGCTACCCCGCCCCCATCCGCCTCTTTATCATCATCCATGCCCTCCTCCGCGCCGCTGACCGGCTATCAATACCCGATCACTTCCCAACGTTTGCTGGAACGGTTTATCCGGTATGTGAAAATTGATTCGACCGCGGACGAAAACTCCCCCACTGTTCCGACCACCCCCGGACAATTGGAGATGGGTCGCCTCTTGTGCGCGGAACTGCGGAAAATGGGTTTGCAGGATGCCAACCAAAGCCCCCAGGGCGTGGTTACCGCCACTATCCCCGCCACCTTACCCCCTGGCGACGCGTCACGCATTCCCGTGGTGGCATTTAATAGCCATGTGGATACCTCTCCCGAGGCGAGCGGGAAAAATATTCAACCGCAGTTGCATGTCAACTATGCCGGCGGAGATATCCGCTTGCCCGCCGGGCCGGTGATTACCCTGGCCGAACATCCCGAACTGGCGGACTTAATTGGCGATACCATCATCACCAGCGATGGCTCGACGCTGTTGGGGTCGGACGATAAGTCCGGCGTGGCGGTGATCATGGAGCTGGCCCAGTGGCTGGTTGAGCATCCGGAGATATTGCATGGCGACATCCGGGTATTATTTACCTGTGATGAGGAAATCGGCCATGGCGTGGATCATGTGGACCTGAAGTCCCTGGCGGCGGATGTGGCTTACACTTTGGACGGGAGGGGGCGCGATGAAATAGAAAACGAGACGTTTTCGGCGGATTTGGCCATTGTCAACATTCGCGGCGTTAACACGCATCCCTCTATTGGCAAGGGGCGCATGGTTAACGCTATCCGCGCGGCGGGATTTTTTTTGCGGCAACTCCCCCAAGATCGCCACTCCCCCGAAACGACCGCCGAGCGCCAGGGTTTTTTGCACCCTTATGCCATTTACGGCGGCGTGGCGGAAACCGAGCTAAA of Pirellulales bacterium contains these proteins:
- the pepT gene encoding peptidase T, translating into MPSSAPLTGYQYPITSQRLLERFIRYVKIDSTADENSPTVPTTPGQLEMGRLLCAELRKMGLQDANQSPQGVVTATIPATLPPGDASRIPVVAFNSHVDTSPEASGKNIQPQLHVNYAGGDIRLPAGPVITLAEHPELADLIGDTIITSDGSTLLGSDDKSGVAVIMELAQWLVEHPEILHGDIRVLFTCDEEIGHGVDHVDLKSLAADVAYTLDGRGRDEIENETFSADLAIVNIRGVNTHPSIGKGRMVNAIRAAGFFLRQLPQDRHSPETTAERQGFLHPYAIYGGVAETELKIILRDFHTPQLAVWAEMLATAATATEREFAGTTVEVKIVKQYRNMADGLAKEPRAVELAERALHNLGRTPRLGSIRGGTDGAHLTEQGLPTPNLSTGEHNPHSPLEWSSLHEMCLAVEMLIELVQLWGRERKT